CTGTCCTTGTTTGAGGAGCTCTGTCAGACGCACACCACGATTCAGCAACTGCTGTGTGGCAGCATCCAGATCAGACCCAAACTGAGCGAAGGCAGCTACTTCACGGTATTGAGCCAATTCCAGCTTCATGGTACCTGCCACCTACAATAAAAGGTAAGGTCACACTGAGTTTCActagtttttaaatgaatctaGTTGTCTGTGGGTCATCTTCAGCTGACAGTTGTCACAAGTCAGCTAAATAGGTGATTAATCACATTTCTAAGAAATCCCACACTGTCTGGCCATAACTTGTTATTCCTCCCTGAAAGTATCACAATTGATACATCTAACTTGTATCTGGATTAAAAAGTGTGGTGTTAAGAGAGCATTCTCTGTATCCAGCTAGATCAGCACCCAGTTCAGCATAATTAAACTGACTATTTTTGACTGGTTTTGACTAGTCAAACATCTCTACACAGATACTCTTCCCTCTACTCCCCACGCCCTGCTTCCTGCCAGCATGTGACAGAAATATCACAGATCCCACAAGTTTGTTCTTTGAGAATTTTCTAAAGTTATTTCATAATACTAAGGAAGTTCTGAAGAACTTAATTCCCTTTGTATTCATGACTCCGTAAAGACTGAAATGGGTTGGACAGCCTGCACACTACTCATCTCTGATGACAGAAGCTATCATTCCATGCTTACTTGCTTCATAGCCCTGGTCTGAGCAGCAGAACCCACACGGGACACGGACAGACCAACGTTGATGGCTGGACGGATACCTTTGTAGAACAGCTCGGTTTCCAAGAAGATCTACGggagaaatttgttttattatccTGGTTAGAAGCTCAGAAGCCTCCTTCAGACATGCCAGTACATCTGTGTAACTTACTGGCAGACGAAGAGTAAGCCCTACCTGTCCATCAGTGATGGAGATGACGTTGGTTGGAATGTAAGCAGACACATCACCAGCCTGAGTTTCAATGACAGGCAGGGCAGTCAGAGAGCCGCCTCCAAAGGAATCATTCATTTTGGCTGCTCTCTCCAGCAGGCGGGAGTGCAGGTAGAACACGTCACCTGGGTAGGCTTCACGACCAGGTGGACGGCGCAGCAGCAGAGACATTTGACGGTAGGCAACAGCCTGTGCAGAAGCATAAAGAAAGCTCTCAGATTTCAGTAGCTCGTTTAGAATTTGGAATTTTTAAGCCTAAGGTGATCTTACAGCTATAAGCATCAATGCTGGACTATGAGGCCTATAAAGCAATGTTTCCTGACCTGCTTGGATAAGTCATCATAGATGATCAATGCATGCTTTCCGCTGTCTCTGAAGTATTCCCCCATGGAGCAGCCTGAATAGGGAGCCAGATACTGAAGGGGCGCAGCGTCAGATGCTGTGGCAGACACCACAATAGTGTACTTCATGGCATCTGGAAAGAATTTGAGACTCGTCACCTTAAGTACATTACCTTATCATGCCAGTAATCAGCAAATGCAACATGCATACCAAGTGCTAGTTGCTGAAGTAAACCCAGACAGTATCACTAGTTACAGGAAAGAACAACAGATATTAACCTATCAGTTAGCTTGACTAACTCAGGAAATTTCAAGAACAAGTTTACAGCAGCTATTGTCTAGCActcacagattatttttcatttaaagtgaGGCTTAAACTTTGACTAAGACACCCTTGGGCTCTAGAAGAGAGAGATCTGGAAGTCTGATTTCTTAGCTTTTACAAGAAGGCGCTACACTGCTTCACAGTCCAAAACAAATTGCCactaaaataccttttttttcctactaggTATGATTCTGCTTGACCAGCAGGCAAGAGGTAAGGTGCTTAATTTCTTCTAAGCTCTGTTATATATGCAGCTTTTTTGTCAGACAAattactgtttctgaaaagattCTATCACATAATGGATTATGTTTGGGCAGTAAAGTCTCTTCACCAAGCTTTAAATTGTCATTCACACTGACTTGTGCACAAATGAAGCAAACGCCAAGTCCATAAAAATACTTGCGGGCCACAGCTTATAATCAGGCCTGCCTGACTGCCAAgaggaataatgaaaaaaacatgaaggatAATGTTTTTAGAAGCAATTCAACAGTTTCAGGGCATCATACTACTTTCCTAATCCAATGAAGTAAAAAGGTGTCCCATCCCTGATGATAACTGTAAAAACTTGTCcagaaaaacaagtaattttttcATCTAATGAGAAAAGAATTTTGTCTGTACTTTCAATTAGGAGAGTTCATAGCATTATAATAAGAACAGGATGTCCTCATTTGCCAGGCTGATGATTGAAATCTGTACCTGCATCGGTGAGCCTCTTCACCAGCTGCGCAACAGTAGATCTCTTCTGGCCAATGGCAACATAGATACAGTACAgcttctttttctcatctgttccATCATTAAATCGTTTCTGGTTGATTATCGTGTCAATTGCAATTGATGTTTTCCTGTACAACACACAGTTTGGTTAAGTTAAGCTACCCATTGTCCTCCGAACCTCCACCCAGCTGCGTTCAGGTTCGTACAGTAGAGCAGGCTGCATTCAAGTCTCTatttatggaaacatttttctttgggcATTTAACTTACCCAGTCTGCCTGTCACCAATGATCAGCTCGCGCTGTCCACGGCCAATTGGCACCAAACTGTCCACAGCCTTAATACCAGTCTGCATAGGTTCCCGCACAGAGATTCTGGGAATGATGCCAGGGGCCTTTAAGCCAACTCTCCTACGTGTCTTAGATGTAATAGGACccttaaaagagagaaaaaaccCTGTTGCAGTCTGCATCACACAGGAGAAAGCTTTATGCTTAGCATTACACTGACCTTCCCATCAATGGGATTGCCTAGGGCATCTACTACACGGCCCAGCAGCTCTTCCCCAACAGGAACATCCACAATGGCACCAGTCCTCTTCACGACATCCCCTTCCTTGATCAGTCTGTCGTTACCAAACACGACAACACCAACATTGTCGGGCTCCAAGTTCAAGGACATTCCCTATGACAAAGATCATGCTAACATGAGAAAAATGATACCAACATCTATGGTAAATTCTTGATGCTTTAATATTGATGCAATTAGTCTCCACTGTGAAATATGGGACACCATCAACAATTATCAATGTTCTGCTTACATccaaatcatagaatatcctgagctggaagggacccacaaggatcgaGTCCAATGCACTTATCTTCTCCCATACTGGTGACAGAACCTGCCTAAGCCTTCAGTTTACTACATAATTATACTTGCAGCAATCATTCCTCTCccaaataaaaccagaaaggaTAAGTAGGcttcaaatacatttctcttGCCAAGGAATTAACAAGGGAACTGGCTTATCTGCCTCAGGCAAGCCAGAGCATTAACAATGCTGGAAGAGATGCTGCAGTAGTCTCAGGGAACAGTCAGCTTTTTAACTCTAGTCTACCCTTAGGACtagcagaatcacagaagcctgcctaaaaccaaagaaaacaaaatcctgtgCCAAATTAGCTCTTAACACTTCCTAGAGGAAGGTAAATAAAGCTCAAGTGTTGGCCAAGAACAAGATAATGATACCAAAAGCAAAGTATTACAAATTCaaagaatatttcctttctgtagtATTTGACTAGTAGTCAACTAGTTACTACACATTAAAATTACAATGAAGTCTGTAAAATCTCCATATGGGTAAGTCCATACGCAGTCTCAGATTCTCCTTTAAAAAGGTCATCTGTTCATTTCAATGATAAATAAACTGCTTTAGTGAAAGCTCACCTTCAGCCCAGAAGAAAACTCAACCATTTCTTCTGCTTGGACATTTCTTAGGCCATACACACGGGCAATACCATCACCAATTGAGAGCACACGGCCAGTCTCCTCAAGTTCAGCAGAGGTATCAGCTCCCAAAATACGTTCCTCAAGAATAGAGGATACCTCAGCAGTGCCTAGAAGATATTTCAAACCAGATTTAGCGAATTAAGGCACAGTATAAATTCAGTAAGCCTGTCTTTAATTCACAAGCCAAGGTACCCTCTCCCAGGTATACCGTAAGTTCTAGCAGGGAATGTTCTTCCTTACATATGATGCAGAAGGTAAGTAACAGTTTCTGTGCTCACAGCCAATAAAAGCAGTTTCAACTCATCACTGAACCAACTTCAATCAAAACACAAATGGCTGTTTagttttgccattgatttcCTTCAGTATGTCCTACACTGTTAGCAATCCCTCCCTCTGGAGGGCCATTAGACTTCACTCAGAAAGCACAGACATTCCCTCTCTGCAGGCAGTGCATTTACTTAGACTAGACCCATGAAAACATCAACTCATTTGCAACCCAGCGTATTCTAAAGACACTTAATACGTTTACAGAACAAATTGCTCAATATAAGCTATAACCATGTATTTTCTATCTTCCTCCAATTTGGCAGTATGCCTCCaacaactttttatttcctcagctaGGAAACAGTAAGCAACGTAGTGAAACTTATTTCCTAGTAATACCTTTACTTAgcctaaaccacaacaaaaatcGTACAAGaactgtgggaaaggaattcgcagggagctttgcgctgtttcacacgtccctgagttagagataatgaggaaacaagaggtagaaacaaaaacttgagcaaggttgagataaagtaaattggctacagtgttacagatgagctttgggcagtggccaattgctggctggctcaaggcctgtgtctgagggtctctaaccaattgtatgaccAATTCAGGTGCGCGGGGCTACGGGGAAAGCATATGTAgcagtgaaaaagggcaataaaggtctcctgttcaagagctaTCAGGAGTctgtcttgcatcccttcaaaGGGTGACCCCGACGTGATAGGGGAGGAGCAGCGCTGCACGAGCGTCCGAAGGGAACCCAGCCGAATGAGTCAAGCtcgcagctggactgcagcttcaaccctgggacatcacctgaaggacaggtgaGCGGCTGGGCATTAATCATGGGAGCTAGCCTTCcggcagaggaagaggctatAGTGAAACTACTAACGCAACTCCTAATAGACAGGGGAGTAAAAAATGATCCGTTTAAGATAAAGCTATTATTGAAATTTTTGCGAAAACAAGGGCTCCCCTCAATGGCTCCCGcagtatttgatgtaaaaaccTGGGACCAagcgggggaaaaaatatgggaagcagCGTCCAGTGGGGATACTaatgctgctgaggtgatgacTACGTGGCGGCTGGTGACTGAGACTTTAAGATcgtggcaggcagaaaaggaagtacaGAATGCCGCTACCCAGACAATAACAGCAGCCAAACCGAGATCAGAGTCTGCAAGGTCACCAGAGCAGTGCAATTTGATAGACCTGGAGGATGACAAGCAAGAGGGCTGCGGACCGCTGCCACAGAGCCCCTCCCCGCTGACCGCCTCAGCTCCCGTCTTGCCTACCCCTGATAATGCCTCCCTGGGGGCCCGAGCTTTTGACCCACGGGAACAATAGGAGCTGGTGCGCCGGGAAGCGCTAAAGGGGGGCCATAgggggtggcttctgtgagaaggatctagaagctgccccatgttaggtaaggaccccactgctgaccagagctgagccaataagtgatgttgttttgcgcctctctgagagcatatttaagaaaggggaaaaacgCTGCACCACACACaccagctgggagagtgagaggagtgaggaacagccttgcaggcaccaaggtcagtgaagaaggagggggagaggtgctccaggcaccggagcagaagtcccctgcggcctgtggtgaggaccatggtgaagcaggctgtccccctgcagcccatggagtaccacggtggagcagggttccacgctgcagcccgtggaggagaccatggtggagcaggtggacctgcaccgatggagactggggcctgtggaagacccctgccggagcagattccgggccggacctgtagcctgtggagaggagaccacgcaggagcaggtgacctggcaggagctgctgcctgtgggggatccaggttggagcagtttgctcctgagggatggaccccgtggtacggacccatatctggagcagttcttgaagagctgctgcctgtggacagcccatgccggatcagttcagcaaggactgcatcccgtgggagggaccccacagcacaggggatgagagtgaccgagaaggagcggcagagaagcagcgctatagactgaccataacccccattcccctgttccgctcggggggaggaggtggaagagggtggatgggggggggaaggcgtttttgttttctttcctttgtttctcacttctctagcttgttagtaatagccaataaatcttactatctccctactctgagtctgttttgcccatcaggattattactgtgcgatctccttgtccttatctcaaccctggagcccttttcatcgtattttctccctgctcctctttcaggaggggaagtgagagagcagttgtggtggagctcagccgcccacctgagtaaaaccaccacagaccCAACGGtccaaatgaatataatgcCTTCCACTGGGAcctaattaaagaattaagaaagactGTGACTACATATGGATTACAGGCACCATTTACTCAGTCActgttagaaaatgttatgaCTGGTCAATTGTTGGTGCCATACGATTGCCGCCAGcaccgccgcccgcccgccccgccgccggctgctGTGTTTCTCTGGTTTGGGCGCCCGCACGCACGCACCGGGCGCTGCCATGTTCCGCCTGCTGCTGCGCCCGggcccgccgccccgcgggcCCCCCCTCTGTCTGCCCTGCGAGGCCGGGCAGGGCCGCGCTCCGCGACAGCCCGCGCGGCCGcaagcgccgccgccgccgcctcccccgctCGCTGCCGACCGCCGCCGCTGTTGCCGTCGCCCCCCCCCGCCAAGCCCGCCGGCCCCTCTGCTGGCGCTGcgggccgccgccggcagctCGGCCAAGGATGTGGGTGGATCCCCTGAGAAGGCAGCCACAGATCTCAGCAGTGAACACAAACTcaaatcccagcagctgaaaaaagttttcaaagaatgtgGTGCTGTAGGGGTTTCATTCCATGTTGGAATTTCATTAGTATCTCTAGGAACCTTCTACCTGGCTGTGTCAAGTGGTGTGCATatgactgcagttctcttcaaacttggtttcagtgaatCATCGCTGCAATCTAAAAGGGCTGCTGGTACAGGCACATTTCTGTTGGCATATGCTattcacaaattgtttgctCCAGTACAAATAATTTGTGTGCCAGCGATACAGATGGCCACGTTTAACAACAGGAAAACGTTACATTGTTCCTTATCCAGCTAAATTAGACGGCTAAGTACCTAAACATGCTTTCTCACAAACCACCTTGTCCCCTGCTCACCACCTTTGGGTTTTTCCAACTAAAACCAGAGTTGCTGTTGTAACATCACAATTTGCGTGAATAACCTGTGGAGCTCAAAAGATTACACCGTTTCTCCCCCTTGGGGTAGAATATTTGCATTGTGCCGAATGCTAGTAGATATTTTCGTATATTTTCTATGCTCTGTGATACCTTAATATATGCAAATTTTCAGACTTGTGTCCTCTTGTGTTAGAGATAAAAACCATAAATGGAGAAATTACATTGTGAACGTGTCTTAggctgttaaatatttgtttttcagattttttttttttaaatgtatgtatttaagaaaatttgTTGGCATATTTTTGACAATTTATGTTCATAAATGTTTTGAAGTAACTGTTTCAGGGAAAGTATCTCTGCTGCACTctcaataaaaatgtgttaaataaataaaagaaaaaaaggaaaaaagaaaagacaaaaaagaaaaaagacaaaaaagacaaaaaaagaaaaaactagtACCTTTGAATATTGTATCGGACTCGCAATATGCTGTAGGTGTCGCTCAGCACATTGAGAGGACACATTTGAGAcatatcccaaaggaaaacttgtttctaaaatttaaagagctgttatttttggtagagCAGCGAGTGCACCCATGTTGTATTATTCACATGCAGAGCCACACCATGTTACCTGGTACTTTTGCAGAGGGTAACGCACACACTGACCAGCTAACTAATATGACCCTGACTGCCCTGGTGCctaaggtgctggagcaagcacGGTTATCCCATGCCTTTTTCCATCAATCCGCCAAAGTCTTGGCCAAACAATTCGCTATATCGATCACTGACGCCAAATTGATTGTCCAAACATGTCCTGACTGTCAACAACATGTTTCGACCCCGTCTTTAATGGTAAGCCATAGAGGTCTATGGTCCTTACAGTTATGGTGACAGCTGTGGCGGGTGAAACTAGCCGCCATGTCCAGGCTCACTTCCGTGTCACTTTCGTAGCACTAGGcatcccaaaggaaataaaaaccgACAGTGGTCCTGCCTATACTAGTCACTCCCTTCAAACCTTCTTTCAAACTTGGGGTATCCGACACATCACAGGCATTCCTCATTCCCCCACGAGTCAAGCCATTGTAGAGAGCACACATTGCACCTTGAAAACactgctaaataaacaaaaagggggagacacccaggaaacaccacagaacaggttGGGAAAGGTACTTCACGTAATGACTCACCTATCATTAccctttcctcacaaagagGTACCGCCcataataaaacattacaaaagtaTGAATTCCACGCTGTCACAGGTGCCACAGTCAGAGCAGGCCTTAGTAAtggtaaaaaaattaaatacagatcTTTGGGAGGGACCCCAGCCTCTAATAACTTGGGATCGAGGGTATGCCTGTGTCTCCACAGGTCACGGACCAAGGTGAGTACCAGCAAGGGGGGTAAGGCCATGGTTGGCCTCCTCCTCACAATCGCCGCTGTCATCGGTTATTGCCAGCCCTGGGTCTCCATCCAACCACGCCGCAACATCTGGGTCACCCTCGCCaacatgacaggacaagaagcgaTGTGCCTGTTCCGGGCTAGTGCTAACAACCCGTTTACGACATGTCTGGTGGGGAACCCGGCAGATAACAAAGACTGGACTGTCTACTTGCCGCAAGCGcccctagagccacaggaattagatatcctgggatgcgtaacagcaacagcatgtgtaagGTTAAATTGCTCAGGCAAAAAAACAGATCATGAAACAAATGGTCAATGCCATACTTGCTCCTTAttgcaatgcatctctttggTGTAATTATACAAAACGATAATAGCATCCTTCCTTGCGCCAAGAGCCGCTCTGCTCGGCTGTGGGATCGACTGTGGAACAGACGCCCCTAGGTGCACCCCGAGCATTTTCCTCGGAGGGGTCTCCACTCTCAGCCGCTCACCACGGGAGtagacaaggacctcctgaagccgcagacaaattattttaagtgatgttttcttgtggtatgaatgGGAAGTGCAAGAGGCCTCTTTGCGTGATTGTGCTGTGCAAGTGAGAAGCAGCATCGAGTGAGAAGCAGCATCGAGTGAGAAGCAGCATCCCTAGTGCTTAGTGGCTCGTTGACTGATGGAGATTCTAGTAGGCACACTACTTTACAATCGtaattctgcatgtgattttCACCCTGTTGCTTATTGTACCTTGCTTATTGCAGTGTCTGCGGTGATTGATGgaaaaatctatagaaagcgTTTGgttgattgaaaataaaaaagggggaattgtgggaaaggaattcgcagggagctttgcGCTTTTTCACACatccctgagttagagataatgaggaaacaagaggtagaaacaaaaacttgagcaaggttgagataaagtaaattggctacagtgttacagatgagctttgggcagtggccaattgctggctggctcaaggcctgtgtctgagggtctctaaccaattgtatgaccAATTCAGGTGCGCGGGGCTACGGGGAAAGCATATGTAgcagtgaaaaagggcaataaaggtctcctgttcaagagccatcaggagcccgtgtcttgcatcccttcaaTGAACTGCTACCAAAACACAGCtatgcagtgctgctgccttcttAAGATGCTAGCAGCACAGGAGTTATAATTAAGGACACAAGGTCAAACTCAAGCAGGCAAGAGAAAGCCATCCTTTCCCTAATGTTGCCAACAAGCAGGCAGGAAATTGGAATTTGAGTCATTTTTCAGATAGTTCTGCAGGACTGAAAGACTGAATTGGATATTTGGGAGGCAAATAAGCTGAGTAAGCCAGCTGACATGCGACCGCTCCATTGGTTTGGACATACTTTGAACAATTATTAAAGTTAAGTCTGACAGATGTGACCATGTAACTGATATTTCACTTCCCAACACTAGCAGTACATAAGCGTCCTCAAATATTTTGTCAACTGACACACACCGCACACTCCAAGTTCAAATTACCTTGCCTGACTGATCAAGGTCCTAAACAGTACTGTTATAATAAAGGCCTTTCTTCCAACTCACCGGTTTTCTGGAAACATGTTTTGGAAGCATGGATGTTTCTTGTGGCAACAAATGCTGCACCCAGGGTGTTTCTGGAAATCTAAAATAAGCAATTGTTTCAATAAGCGAAGCCTCTTTGATCACAccaaatacaatattttaaagagagacTACATTAAAATTTCTCAGTATGAGGTTAGATATTTAATGTCTCCATTTTG
This genomic stretch from Cygnus olor isolate bCygOlo1 chromosome W unlocalized genomic scaffold, bCygOlo1.pri.v2 SUPER_W3, whole genome shotgun sequence harbors:
- the LOC121062936 gene encoding ATP synthase subunit alpha, mitochondrial-like isoform X1 codes for the protein MLSARLAATLARSLPRYAGLISRNTLGAAFVATRNIHASKTCFQKTGTAEVSSILEERILGADTSAELEETGRVLSIGDGIARVYGLRNVQAEEMVEFSSGLKGMSLNLEPDNVGVVVFGNDRLIKEGDVVKRTGAIVDVPVGEELLGRVVDALGNPIDGKGPITSKTRRRVGLKAPGIIPRISVREPMQTGIKAVDSLVPIGRGQRELIIGDRQTGKTSIAIDTIINQKRFNDGTDEKKKLYCIYVAIGQKRSTVAQLVKRLTDADAMKYTIVVSATASDAAPLQYLAPYSGCSMGEYFRDSGKHALIIYDDLSKQAVAYRQMSLLLRRPPGREAYPGDVFYLHSRLLERAAKMNDSFGGGSLTALPVIETQAGDVSAYIPTNVISITDGQIFLETELFYKGIRPAINVGLSVSRVGSAAQTRAMKQVAGTMKLELAQYREVAAFAQFGSDLDAATQQLLNRGVRLTELLKQGQYVPMAIEEQVAVIYAGVRGHLDKLEPSKITKFESAFLAHVLSQHQALLSTISRTEGKISDQTEAKLKEIVTNFLATFEA
- the LOC121062936 gene encoding ATP synthase subunit alpha, mitochondrial-like isoform X2, giving the protein MLSARLAATLARSLPRYAGLISRNTLGAAFVATRNIHASKTCFQKTGTAEVSSILEERILGADTSAELEETGRVLSIGDGIARVYGLRNVQAEEMVEFSSGLKGMSLNLEPDNVGVVVFGNDRLIKEGDVVKRTGAIVDVPVGEELLGRVVDALGNPIDGKGPITSKTRRRVGLKAPGIIPRISVREPMQTGIKAVDSLVPIGRGQRELIIGDRQTGKTSIAIDTIINQKRFNDGTDEKKKLYCIYVAIGQKRSTVAQLVKRLTDADAMKYTIVVSATASDAAPLQYLAPYSGCSMGEYFRDSGKHALIIYDDLSKQAVAYRQMSLLLRRPPGREAYPGDVFYLHSRLLERAAKMNDSFGGGSLTALPVIETQAGDVSAYIPTNVISITDGQIFLETELFYKGIRPAINVGLSVSRVGSAAQTRAMKQVAGTMKLELAQYREVAAFAQFGSDLDAATQQLLNRGVRLTELLKQGQYVPMAIEEQVAVIYAGVRGHLDKLEPSKITKFESAFLAHVLSQHQALLSTIRTEGKISDQTEAKLKEIVTNFLATFEA